Proteins from a single region of Belliella baltica DSM 15883:
- a CDS encoding site-specific integrase, translating into MQATLSFMLRKDLINKKGEQPLVLIIHLRGQKVKVSTGIKLIPELWSHDKQEIIDLTIKQKAILEKKFGDLIPRKITLIMYQDILNELKSKIRQIEIDFRAKAIVYDLEMLVSKVKESKKEVTKKVEPTTLVYDFIDQYITENAPSRVKGSMVVYKSLKKHLKNFQDFRRTPIRFQEMNYQFFQDFQNYLIQWEKKNPKTGHVTFLNNISIAKQLSTLKTFINYAKRKGIEVNDGFKEFTIKKEKLEVIALTAKEFEKLITHDLSNNKRLDQIRDIFVFSCATGYRYSDLEQLQRHHIKEDEIKLVITKTKEPSIVPLNQYSRAILEKYAEHLNPLPMISNQKFNKYIKELCKLAEINDPVEIIRFRGAKREVKIVPKHEMISAHTGRKTFVTLSLAFGMAAEVVMKVTGHSDYKSFKRYIEVDEDRKKNEMNKAWN; encoded by the coding sequence ATGCAGGCGACATTGAGTTTTATGCTCCGTAAGGATCTGATTAACAAAAAGGGGGAACAACCTTTAGTTCTAATTATTCATTTAAGGGGACAGAAAGTCAAGGTTTCTACTGGCATAAAACTGATTCCAGAACTTTGGTCACATGATAAACAAGAAATCATAGACCTTACAATTAAACAGAAAGCGATACTAGAAAAAAAATTTGGAGACCTAATTCCCAGAAAAATAACCTTGATCATGTATCAAGACATTCTGAATGAACTGAAATCAAAAATCAGACAAATAGAAATTGATTTTAGGGCAAAAGCTATAGTATATGATCTAGAGATGCTTGTTTCCAAAGTTAAAGAATCCAAAAAAGAGGTTACAAAAAAAGTTGAGCCTACTACTCTTGTATATGATTTCATAGATCAATACATAACTGAAAATGCACCTTCAAGAGTGAAAGGAAGTATGGTTGTATATAAATCACTCAAAAAACACCTCAAGAACTTCCAAGATTTTCGAAGAACGCCCATTAGATTCCAGGAAATGAATTATCAATTTTTTCAAGATTTTCAGAATTATTTAATTCAATGGGAAAAGAAGAACCCCAAAACAGGCCATGTTACCTTTTTAAATAATATCTCTATCGCCAAACAGCTGAGCACATTAAAAACATTCATAAACTATGCTAAAAGAAAAGGAATAGAAGTCAATGACGGATTCAAGGAATTCACCATAAAAAAAGAAAAGCTTGAGGTGATAGCGCTTACAGCAAAAGAATTCGAAAAACTGATTACTCACGATTTATCAAATAATAAAAGGCTAGACCAGATTAGGGACATATTCGTCTTCAGCTGTGCAACTGGCTATAGATATTCAGATCTAGAACAGCTGCAAAGACATCATATTAAAGAGGATGAAATTAAACTTGTTATAACAAAAACAAAGGAACCCTCAATAGTGCCTTTAAACCAATATTCTCGAGCAATTCTTGAAAAGTATGCAGAACATTTGAATCCACTTCCAATGATCTCCAATCAGAAATTTAACAAATATATCAAAGAGCTATGCAAATTAGCTGAGATCAACGATCCTGTAGAAATCATTCGCTTTCGGGGAGCAAAAAGAGAAGTGAAAATAGTCCCAAAACACGAAATGATCAGTGCTCATACAGGTAGAAAAACTTTTGTCACCTTATCCCTAGCATTTGGCATGGCCGCAGAGGTAGTAATGAAGGTTACAGGTCACTCAGACTATAAGTCTTTTAAGAGGTACATCGAAGTAGATGAAGACAGAAAGAAAAATGAAATGAATAAAGCTTGGAATTAA
- a CDS encoding YdeI/OmpD-associated family protein: MIETENFAKVEVKSSLELRAWLENHHSQEESVWLVTYKKVEQDKYLSTSAVLDELICFGWIDGIRRKLDDIKTMQLISPRKVTHWAKTYKDRASKLIKEGKMHQAGFQSIALSKQTGLWDFMEDVDNLVIPEDLQKALEKYEGASEFFYNINDSSKRFVLRYIKLAKTEKTRISRIEQIAKLSAKREKLKGS; encoded by the coding sequence ATGATCGAAACAGAAAATTTTGCTAAAGTAGAGGTAAAATCCAGTCTTGAATTGAGAGCCTGGTTGGAAAATCACCATTCACAAGAGGAAAGTGTTTGGTTGGTTACTTACAAGAAAGTTGAACAAGATAAATACCTCTCTACCTCTGCTGTATTAGATGAATTAATTTGCTTTGGGTGGATAGATGGTATACGAAGAAAATTAGATGATATCAAAACAATGCAGTTGATCTCACCTCGTAAAGTAACACATTGGGCAAAGACTTATAAAGATCGTGCAAGTAAGTTAATTAAGGAAGGAAAAATGCATCAAGCTGGATTTCAATCTATAGCCCTTTCTAAGCAGACTGGCTTATGGGATTTTATGGAGGATGTTGACAATTTGGTCATTCCAGAAGACCTGCAAAAAGCATTGGAGAAATATGAAGGAGCCTCTGAGTTTTTTTATAACATAAATGATTCCAGTAAAAGGTTTGTATTGAGATATATTAAACTTGCAAAAACTGAGAAAACTAGAATATCAAGAATCGAACAAATTGCAAAGCTGTCGGCAAAAAGAGAAAAACTGAAAGGGAGTTAG
- a CDS encoding glycoside hydrolase family 43 protein encodes MKNLIHFSLVTLLIIGLNIQAFSQEYTFDNPIAEQRADPWVYKDSDGTYYLIATVPEYDKIVIRKAQTINGLKEAEEKVIWVKHEKGVMGHHIWAPELHKFDGKWYIYFAAGEAEDIWNIRMWALSSSSDDPTQANWKEEGQIKSKIDSFSLDATAFEHNGKRYMIWAQNVKGGEHGTALVMSEMKNPTTLTGPEIVLTEPEFGWERVKYNVNEGPAVIKRNGKIFVTYSASATNENYCLGLLWIDENSDIMNISNWNKSPGPVFYTNEELERYGPGHNSFTLAEDNETVIMIYHARDYKEIQGHELSDPNRATRARSIKWTPSGFPDFRQKERD; translated from the coding sequence ATGAAAAACCTTATTCACTTTAGTCTAGTAACTCTATTGATCATTGGATTAAATATTCAAGCATTTTCTCAAGAATATACTTTTGACAACCCTATCGCAGAACAACGAGCAGATCCTTGGGTATATAAAGATTCGGATGGCACATATTACTTGATAGCAACAGTGCCAGAATATGACAAAATTGTAATTCGAAAAGCCCAAACCATCAATGGACTGAAGGAAGCTGAAGAAAAAGTAATCTGGGTAAAGCACGAAAAAGGAGTAATGGGTCATCACATTTGGGCTCCAGAGCTTCACAAATTCGATGGCAAATGGTATATATATTTTGCAGCAGGTGAAGCCGAAGACATCTGGAACATTAGAATGTGGGCTTTATCGAGCTCATCAGATGATCCTACACAAGCAAACTGGAAAGAAGAAGGTCAAATAAAATCTAAGATTGATTCATTTTCATTAGACGCAACTGCCTTCGAACACAATGGTAAACGGTATATGATATGGGCACAAAATGTCAAAGGCGGAGAACATGGAACTGCACTTGTCATGTCTGAAATGAAAAACCCTACTACACTAACAGGACCAGAAATAGTGCTTACAGAGCCTGAATTTGGATGGGAAAGAGTAAAATATAATGTAAATGAAGGCCCCGCAGTAATCAAGCGAAACGGAAAAATTTTTGTAACATATTCTGCAAGTGCAACAAATGAAAACTACTGTTTAGGTTTACTTTGGATAGATGAAAACAGTGATATTATGAATATATCGAATTGGAATAAATCACCTGGTCCTGTATTTTATACAAATGAAGAATTGGAAAGATACGGCCCAGGTCATAACTCTTTCACTTTAGCCGAAGATAATGAAACTGTTATCATGATTTATCACGCAAGAGATTATAAGGAAATTCAAGGTCATGAACTCTCAGATCCAAATCGTGCCACAAGAGCCAGGTCAATAAAATGGACTCCTAGCGGTTTTCCTGATTTTCGTCAAAAAGAAAGAGATTAA
- a CDS encoding sialate O-acetylesterase, giving the protein MIIFRHFFLTIFILALGLGKECFGGIKLPVLISDGMVLQRDIPLSIWGWGDANELIKIEFNGISVAQKIKSDGSWELSLPSMNGGGPFVMKISSAEDFLVINDIWIGDVWLCSGQSNMETTMERVEPMFPKEFVNVKNPKIRYFDVLDDYSFTEVKSDLKGGKWLELNEETIRSYAAVPYFFAKNINEKYDVPIGMINASVGGSPIQSWLREEDLKQFPKDYQEALYFQKPGFIEEIEKSDQKKINDWRQELRSKDIGLANPEIPWFSNNYQSENWDEMKDLDFFPTEKDQPINGVYWLRKEIYLDFDPVDQGAAKLLLGTLVDSDEAFINGVSVGSTGYRYPPRRYSVPTGVLKKGENVLTVRIVSERGRGGFVSEKPYQLQIGNQIFDISKNWEYKLGAKMPQAPSQTTIRFKPMGLYNAMISPLQKFKIKGILWYQGESNVGAAEIYEKQFSSLIKGWREEWNTPNLPFLYVQLSNFMEVTSETQESGWADMREIQRKSLKIPQTGMAITIDVGEANDIHPLDKKSVGDRLALQALKLAYDEKMGPFSGPLFEKAKIRKGKVKLIFKETGQGLSTSDGESLSGFAISDENGNFNWVNAEILDHSIILDIQEYTVPFKIRYAWANNPEWANLINSSGLPASPFEVELF; this is encoded by the coding sequence ATGATCATATTTCGTCATTTCTTTCTAACTATTTTTATCCTAGCATTAGGGCTAGGAAAAGAATGTTTTGGTGGAATAAAACTCCCCGTCTTGATTAGTGATGGCATGGTATTGCAAAGAGATATTCCTCTTTCTATTTGGGGATGGGGTGATGCAAATGAATTGATCAAAATAGAATTTAATGGAATTAGTGTAGCCCAAAAGATTAAATCAGATGGATCCTGGGAATTGTCTTTACCTTCCATGAATGGGGGCGGTCCTTTTGTAATGAAAATCTCTAGTGCGGAAGATTTTTTAGTAATTAATGATATTTGGATAGGAGATGTTTGGCTTTGTTCTGGTCAATCAAACATGGAAACTACCATGGAGCGAGTAGAACCGATGTTTCCAAAAGAGTTTGTTAATGTGAAAAATCCAAAAATCAGGTATTTCGATGTGCTTGATGATTATTCATTTACAGAAGTAAAATCGGATTTGAAAGGAGGAAAGTGGCTTGAATTGAATGAAGAGACTATCAGGTCATATGCTGCTGTTCCTTATTTTTTTGCAAAAAACATCAATGAAAAATATGATGTTCCTATCGGAATGATCAATGCAAGTGTAGGAGGTTCACCAATTCAATCTTGGCTTCGGGAGGAAGATTTGAAGCAGTTTCCAAAGGATTATCAAGAAGCATTGTATTTTCAAAAACCGGGTTTTATTGAAGAAATTGAAAAATCTGATCAAAAAAAAATTAATGATTGGAGACAGGAATTAAGATCAAAGGATATTGGACTTGCCAACCCTGAAATTCCATGGTTTTCAAATAATTATCAATCAGAAAATTGGGACGAGATGAAAGATCTCGATTTTTTCCCAACGGAAAAAGATCAACCGATAAATGGAGTTTACTGGCTTAGAAAAGAAATTTATTTAGATTTTGATCCGGTCGATCAGGGAGCTGCAAAGTTACTTTTGGGAACGCTTGTGGATAGTGACGAAGCTTTTATCAATGGAGTATCTGTTGGCAGCACTGGCTACAGATATCCTCCAAGAAGATACTCAGTCCCAACGGGAGTTTTGAAAAAAGGGGAAAATGTTCTTACAGTAAGGATTGTAAGTGAAAGAGGTCGAGGAGGATTTGTTTCAGAGAAGCCATATCAACTACAAATTGGTAATCAGATTTTTGATATCAGTAAAAACTGGGAATATAAGTTGGGTGCTAAAATGCCACAAGCACCAAGTCAGACAACCATTCGTTTCAAGCCAATGGGGCTTTATAATGCTATGATTTCTCCTCTGCAAAAATTCAAGATTAAAGGAATACTTTGGTATCAAGGAGAGTCAAATGTAGGTGCTGCCGAAATTTATGAAAAACAATTTTCATCCTTGATCAAAGGTTGGAGAGAGGAGTGGAATACACCTAATCTTCCTTTCCTGTATGTTCAATTATCTAATTTTATGGAGGTTACATCGGAAACTCAAGAGAGTGGTTGGGCAGATATGCGTGAAATACAAAGAAAATCATTAAAAATACCTCAAACTGGTATGGCGATTACTATAGATGTAGGAGAAGCAAATGATATTCATCCCTTAGATAAGAAAAGTGTTGGAGACCGATTGGCATTGCAAGCATTAAAATTGGCTTATGATGAAAAAATGGGGCCGTTTTCTGGACCGTTGTTTGAAAAAGCAAAAATTAGAAAGGGAAAGGTCAAATTGATTTTTAAAGAAACTGGTCAAGGTTTGTCAACCTCAGATGGAGAATCTTTATCAGGATTTGCCATTTCTGATGAAAATGGCAATTTTAATTGGGTGAATGCAGAAATTTTAGATCACTCTATAATTTTAGATATTCAAGAATATACTGTACCGTTCAAGATAAGGTATGCTTGGGCAAATAACCCAGAATGGGCCAATTTGATCAATTCAAGTGGATTACCCGCTTCGCCTTTTGAAGTTGAATTATTTTGA
- a CDS encoding SusC/RagA family TonB-linked outer membrane protein — protein sequence MDIHLLRRFFFLLRSVTYVLVAQLIFSSVLPLHARDSKGMGADEFLDSSSTGSNYVHGELRQEAKLEVTQEKSDSKISNEKLEKSSVKAVSGSQSIIEELAEENKFLFNKNGSKNLSSDSNSNVSSEASLAQITGVVTDGRDGLPIPGVTVLVKGTTRGVATDLDGKYSLDVQPGEVLIFSFIGFKSSEVLVSENKTVYNVVLNEDQTSLEEVVIIGYGEQRKETLIGAVSQTNSATLQRTGGVSSLGAALTGNLPGLITTASSGMPGDETPQIFIRGQNSWNGNSPFILVDGVERPEFFNQMDIGSVESISVLKDASATAVFGSRGANGVIIVTTKRGKEGKAEIVARVNATVKAPSKLPGKMDAYDAIGIRNQAIERELSVSPQAWSQMIPQGIREKYRNPANLAEAERYPNIDWQDYLFKDYAMAYNANVSISGGTKLTKYFASFDFQNEGDLFKQIENDRGYQPGYNYNRLNFRNNLDFQLTSTTQLKINLGGIYGVRKTPWQGGNDANFWRAAYRNPPDAFVPRYSNGLWGYYPLDDYGAINSARVLAIGGVENITTTSLSTNLVLEQDLKMITEGLTFRATMAVDNTFTEVGRGVNDLFNDTEQMWIDPVTGRQNFKNNFDNSNFDFFQPIAWTTQGGNVQGAQRRMFYQGQLNYVKTINDDHNINLMGLFSRQEDAIGNIIPSYREDWVFRTVYDYKRKYLVEYNGAYNGSEKFGVDYRFAFFSSGGLGWVVSEENFMKQISAIDFLKVAASYGQVGDDNIGSRFLYMNQWAFGGNSRLNTIGWRDGYSPYTWYREQVIGNPSVRWETVYKYNLKTEFSLFDGMLDGSFDIFKDDRVDILMAGDRSIPSYFGANAPAANLGRVTTTGYEVELGFNRVLRNGIRVWADLAVTRAIDVVINRDDPEFLVDYQKQAGYQLGQYRSLLDMGYYNSWDELYASTPYNTNNASKLPGGYLIADFNGDGIIDAFDSAPYGFSGVPQNTYNANIGMEWKGVSFFVQLYGVNNVTRDVPFTNLDGQRNLVYEEGTYWSKDNPEAGTPLPVWLTPVSYYYGTRYLYDGSYLRIKNAELAYTLKPEQANKIGLGGMRVFLNGNNLLVWSKMPDDRESNFGVGASFEGGYPMVRRINLGLTMTF from the coding sequence ATGGATATACATTTACTAAGGCGATTCTTTTTCTTATTAAGAAGCGTGACGTATGTTCTGGTAGCTCAGCTGATATTTAGCTCTGTCTTACCATTACATGCTAGAGATTCAAAAGGAATGGGCGCTGATGAATTCTTAGATTCATCTTCAACAGGCTCGAACTATGTGCATGGTGAACTTAGACAAGAAGCTAAGTTAGAAGTCACTCAAGAAAAAAGTGATTCAAAAATCTCAAATGAAAAGCTTGAGAAATCATCTGTTAAAGCTGTCTCAGGTTCTCAATCAATAATTGAGGAATTAGCTGAGGAGAATAAGTTTTTATTTAACAAAAATGGAAGTAAAAACCTTTCATCTGATTCCAATAGTAATGTAAGTTCCGAAGCATCACTAGCTCAAATTACAGGTGTAGTGACGGATGGAAGAGATGGGTTACCCATTCCTGGAGTAACAGTACTGGTCAAAGGAACCACAAGAGGCGTAGCTACAGATTTAGATGGTAAATATTCTTTAGATGTTCAGCCTGGTGAAGTTTTGATTTTTAGCTTCATTGGATTCAAATCTTCAGAGGTTTTAGTCAGTGAAAATAAAACTGTTTATAACGTCGTACTCAATGAAGATCAGACTTCTTTAGAAGAAGTTGTCATCATTGGATATGGTGAGCAGCGAAAAGAGACGCTTATTGGAGCAGTTTCACAAACCAATAGTGCTACATTACAAAGAACTGGTGGGGTTTCTAGTTTAGGAGCTGCATTGACTGGTAACTTGCCTGGATTGATTACAACCGCAAGTTCGGGTATGCCAGGAGACGAAACGCCACAGATTTTCATTAGAGGGCAAAACAGCTGGAATGGTAATTCTCCATTTATTCTTGTGGATGGTGTAGAAAGACCAGAATTTTTCAATCAAATGGATATTGGGTCAGTGGAGTCAATTTCAGTCTTGAAAGATGCCTCGGCTACAGCAGTATTTGGTTCTAGAGGAGCCAATGGAGTAATCATAGTAACCACCAAAAGAGGTAAAGAAGGTAAAGCAGAAATTGTAGCAAGAGTGAATGCTACTGTGAAAGCTCCTTCAAAATTGCCAGGAAAAATGGATGCTTATGATGCTATTGGAATTAGAAATCAAGCGATCGAAAGAGAACTTTCTGTTAGTCCGCAAGCATGGTCTCAAATGATACCACAAGGAATCAGAGAAAAATACAGAAATCCAGCAAATCTCGCAGAAGCAGAAAGATATCCAAATATCGATTGGCAAGATTATCTCTTCAAAGATTATGCAATGGCTTATAATGCCAATGTATCTATAAGCGGAGGTACGAAGCTCACAAAATATTTTGCCTCTTTTGATTTTCAAAATGAAGGTGATTTGTTTAAGCAAATTGAAAATGATAGAGGTTACCAACCTGGATATAATTACAACAGACTAAATTTTAGAAATAACTTAGATTTCCAATTAACCTCAACTACACAACTCAAAATTAATTTGGGTGGTATCTATGGTGTTAGAAAGACACCATGGCAAGGAGGAAATGATGCTAATTTTTGGCGAGCAGCCTACAGAAATCCACCTGATGCATTTGTTCCAAGATATTCCAATGGTCTATGGGGATATTATCCATTAGATGATTATGGAGCGATCAACTCAGCAAGAGTGTTAGCAATTGGTGGGGTAGAAAATATCACTACAACCAGTTTATCTACTAATTTGGTGCTTGAGCAGGATCTGAAAATGATCACTGAAGGCTTGACTTTCAGAGCGACTATGGCAGTGGATAATACATTCACAGAAGTGGGAAGAGGTGTAAATGACCTTTTTAATGATACCGAACAAATGTGGATAGACCCTGTAACTGGAAGACAAAATTTCAAAAATAATTTTGATAACAGCAATTTTGACTTTTTTCAGCCTATAGCATGGACAACGCAAGGAGGAAATGTTCAAGGTGCTCAAAGAAGAATGTTCTATCAAGGTCAATTGAATTATGTCAAAACAATCAATGATGACCACAATATCAATTTGATGGGCTTGTTCAGTAGACAAGAGGATGCTATTGGTAACATAATCCCTAGCTACAGGGAGGATTGGGTGTTCAGAACAGTATATGATTACAAGAGAAAGTATCTTGTAGAATATAATGGTGCTTACAACGGCTCTGAAAAATTTGGTGTTGATTACAGATTTGCATTTTTCTCGTCCGGGGGTTTAGGATGGGTTGTTTCAGAAGAAAACTTCATGAAGCAAATCTCAGCGATAGATTTCTTGAAAGTAGCTGCATCATATGGTCAAGTAGGTGATGATAATATAGGAAGTAGATTCTTATATATGAATCAATGGGCATTTGGAGGCAACTCTCGACTCAATACGATCGGATGGAGAGATGGGTACAGTCCATATACTTGGTATAGAGAGCAAGTAATTGGAAACCCAAGTGTAAGATGGGAAACAGTTTATAAATACAATTTGAAAACTGAGTTCAGTCTTTTTGACGGTATGCTAGATGGTAGTTTTGATATATTCAAAGATGATCGAGTTGACATTCTAATGGCCGGAGATCGATCAATTCCAAGTTATTTTGGCGCCAATGCACCAGCTGCTAACCTAGGAAGAGTAACTACCACTGGTTACGAAGTTGAGCTAGGATTCAATAGAGTTTTAAGAAATGGAATAAGAGTTTGGGCAGATCTTGCCGTAACAAGAGCAATCGATGTAGTGATCAATAGAGATGATCCTGAGTTTTTGGTTGATTATCAAAAGCAAGCAGGTTATCAATTAGGTCAATATAGATCTCTTTTAGATATGGGATATTATAACTCTTGGGATGAATTGTATGCAAGTACTCCATACAATACGAATAATGCTAGCAAGTTGCCTGGAGGGTATCTTATTGCAGATTTCAATGGAGATGGGATTATTGATGCATTTGATAGCGCACCATACGGTTTTTCTGGTGTTCCTCAAAATACCTACAATGCCAATATTGGTATGGAGTGGAAGGGAGTATCATTCTTTGTGCAGCTCTACGGAGTGAATAATGTAACCAGAGATGTTCCATTCACTAACCTTGATGGCCAGAGAAATCTCGTCTATGAAGAAGGTACTTATTGGTCCAAGGACAATCCTGAAGCAGGTACTCCTTTACCTGTTTGGTTGACGCCAGTATCATATTACTATGGAACGAGGTACTTGTATGATGGGTCATATCTCAGAATCAAAAATGCTGAATTGGCATATACCCTAAAGCCTGAGCAAGCAAACAAAATAGGCTTAGGTGGTATGAGAGTCTTTCTTAATGGAAACAACCTTTTGGTATGGAGTAAAATGCCAGATGACAGAGAGTCAAACTTTGGTGTAGGAGCTTCTTTTGAAGGTGGATACCCAATGGTAAGACGTATTAACTTAGGACTAACAATGACATTTTAA